The sequence below is a genomic window from Candidatus Obscuribacterales bacterium.
CATGGCTTGGCGAACCGCCTCCACATCGAGCGCATGATCCATGACGCTATGACCGATGACGTAGGCGCTGGTGCAGGGAGCATTACCCAACACCATAATCTCGCAGTTCTGTAATTCCACTCCGGCGGAGGTTGAGGCTACCCCAGAATACAGATCAAAGTTGTGGGCAATATCTGACTCCTGGAGGTTATCGAGGGATAATTCACCGAGGGCGATCGCCACCCCCAATGCCGATGCACCCCGGGACAGGGCCATGGATTGATAGCTGCTAACCTGCACCGCCTCTGCCTGACTAGACCGTTGGCTGGCGGTCATCAACGGACATTTAATCTGGACAAAGTGAATTTGATCCGCAGCGGCACCGGCGTCTGCGATCGCCTCCTGAACCGCCGCGGCCACGGTGGTTACCATGGTCAAGGTGCCAATCTCCTGGGGCAAAAAGGGACGGGTCTTAGCGGTACCTAATACGAGCCCTAGACGGGGCGATCGCTGGGGATCATCCGGTTGGCGCGTGAACACCGTTAGATGGGGGCTGATCACCCCTTCTGTACCGCCAGACATGACAAAGACGATCTCCTGAATCGCCTCAGGAGATAGATATTTGGCTAGATAAACCTTGAGAGACTGGGTGGCAAAGCCGCGCGTGAAATCATTCACACAGCCATTGCCCTCGGTTTTGCCAAGAATGCCCACAATATGCTGGGGAGCGATCGCTCCCTGGTGGATCAGGGTATGAAGCCCCGACACATCATCCGGCCCAGCTTGGGGAATTTTGAAGACATCAACCCGCATGAGCACCTCCGACCGCTAACGCTTCTAGCCATGGGGTTAGACCAGACTGTACCTGATCGGCCGTTGCCGTCCAACCGACAATGCCCCCCTGAGCCCGGATCATCTCCAGGGTCGATTGTTTGAAGGCGGGAAAATAGCTCTCCGTGCAATCCTCCACCATCAGACAGGTATAGCCGCGATCATTCGCTTCACGCATGGTGGTTTGTACGCATACCTCGGTGGTCACTCCGGTGAACAGCAGGTGGGTAATACCAGCTTGCTGTAGGTAGGTTTGCAGGGGTGTGTTGTAGAAAGCACCTTTCCCAGGCTTAGTAATCACCTGTTCGTCGGGCTGCGGAGCCAGTTCTGGGATAATTTGATTACCGGGTTCACCGTAGACCAAGATGCGTCCCATGGGGCCTTGATCACCAATTTTCAGCGTACCGTTACCGCGATCGCGCTTGGAGGGAGGACAGTCGGACAAATCGGGCTGATGACATTCTTGGGTATGAATGACCGGCAGATGGTGGGCGCGAAAGAAGTCGAGCAGGGTTTTGAGCTTGGGTACAA
It includes:
- a CDS encoding ring-opening amidohydrolase — encoded protein: MRVDVFKIPQAGPDDVSGLHTLIHQGAIAPQHIVGILGKTEGNGCVNDFTRGFATQSLKVYLAKYLSPEAIQEIVFVMSGGTEGVISPHLTVFTRQPDDPQRSPRLGLVLGTAKTRPFLPQEIGTLTMVTTVAAAVQEAIADAGAAADQIHFVQIKCPLMTASQRSSQAEAVQVSSYQSMALSRGASALGVAIALGELSLDNLQESDIAHNFDLYSGVASTSAGVELQNCEIMVLGNAPCTSAYVIGHSVMDHALDVEAVRQAMAQTGQGSDRMVQILAKAEASPTGQILGRRHTMLDDSDISHTRMARAVVGAAIASVVQDPMIYVSGGSEHQGPPGGGPVAAIAWLDE
- a CDS encoding isochorismatase family cysteine hydrolase, translating into MFHLDAQPYAYPLPGDRSLALVIIDMQRDFLEPGGFGDALGNDVSLLQAIVPKLKTLLDFFRAHHLPVIHTQECHQPDLSDCPPSKRDRGNGTLKIGDQGPMGRILVYGEPGNQIIPELAPQPDEQVITKPGKGAFYNTPLQTYLQQAGITHLLFTGVTTEVCVQTTMREANDRGYTCLMVEDCTESYFPAFKQSTLEMIRAQGGIVGWTATADQVQSGLTPWLEALAVGGAHAG